The genomic stretch CTCCAGTCCCCGGGCTTCGGCTTGGGCCCGGGTGATTTGCTGTTTCGCTTCAAACTCCACGCGGCGGAGAGCGTTCTCTGCCTCGAGGGCTTGTTGGACGGCTGTCACCTTCGCCTCGATGGCCTGCTGGAAGGCCCCTGAGAACTGAAAGTCGGTGATGGAGAGTTGGACAACGCCGATACCAAGTGGACTTAACCTTTCACTCATCAAATCTTGGAGTGCATTTTTCACCGCGGGCCTCTGTGTGATCAATTCTTCCGCGTTGTAGTTGGCCGTGGTAGATTTGACCGCCTCCTGGATGTAGGGCTGAATGACCCGGCTTTCATAATCCCGTCGCAGACGGCGATAAATCTCCCCCGTCTGGCTGGGTGTCAACTGGTAGTTTAAGGTGACTTCGGTGGTGACCACCTGCAAATCCTTGCTAGACGAGGTGGCAGGAGCGGTGTATTTCTGAATCTGGGTTGACATCAGAACTACCTGATGCACGAAAGGAATCTTGAAATAGAGCCCTTCATCGAAGATCGTGTCGGTCACGGCTGAAAAACGCAGTAAGACGCCTCGTTCCCCGGCGC from Candidatus Acidiferrales bacterium encodes the following:
- a CDS encoding prohibitin family protein — protein: MAQDFGREIGIPRIEIPPGMGKKIVVLGIVIVALVFLAKTVGTVGAGERGVLLRFSAVTDTIFDEGLYFKIPFVHQVVLMSTQIQKYTAPATSSSKDLQVVTTEVTLNYQLTPSQTGEIYRRLRRDYESRVIQPYIQEAVKSTTANYNAEELITQRPAVKNALQDLMSERLSPLGIGVVQLSITDFQFSGAFQQAIEAKVTAVQQALEAENALRRVEFEAKQQITRAQAEARGLELQKAQVTPMLLSLRRIEVQSAAVQKWNGVMPTVVTSGGPVPMLDVFRTQQ